In Solanum pennellii chromosome 3, SPENNV200, a single window of DNA contains:
- the LOC107014577 gene encoding shikimate O-hydroxycinnamoyltransferase yields MKIEVKNSTMVQPATETPQLRLWNSNVDLVVPNFHTPSVYFYRPTGSPNFFDGKVLKEALSKALVPFYPMAGRLCRDEDGRIEIDCKGQGVLFVEAESDGVVDDFGDFAPTLELRRLIPAVDYSQGIESYALLVLQITHFKCGGVSLGVGMQHHAADGASGLHFINTWSDMARGLDLTIPPFIDRTLLRARDPPQPQFPHVEYQPPPTLKTTEENVPIAETVPETSVSIFKLTRDQINTLKAKSKEDGNTVNYSSYEMLAGHVWRSTCMARGLTQDQETKLYIATDGRARLRPSLPPGYFGNVIFTATPVAVAGDLQSKPIWYAASKIHDQLAIMDNDYLRSALDYLELQPDLKALVRGAHTFKCPNLGITSWSRLPIHDADFGWGRPIFMGPGGIAYEGLSFILPSPINDGSQSVAISLQAEHMKLFEKFLYDI; encoded by the exons ATGAAGATCGAGGTGAAAAATTCAACGATGGTGCAGCCGGCGACGGAGACGCCGCAACTGAGGCTGTGGAACTCTAATGTGGATTTAGTAGTGCCTAATTTCCACACGCCTAGTGTTTATTTCTATAGGCCAACGGGATCCCCAAATTTTTTTGACGGAAAAGTGCTTAAGGAGGCACTAAGCAAAGCCCTAGTGCCGTTTTATCCGATGGCTGGGAGACTGTGCAGGGATGAAGATGGCCGTATTGAGATTGATTGTAAAGGTCAAGGTGTGCTGTTTGTGGAGGCTGAGTCCGATGGTGTGGTGGATGATTTTGGCGATTTTGCGCCGACGTTGGAGCTCCGGCGACTTATTCCGGCCGTTGATTACTCACAAGGAATCGAATCTTATGCTCTCTTAGTATTGCAG ATAACACATTTTAAATGTGGGGGAGTTTCCCTTGGAGTGGGCATGCAACATCATGCAGCAGATGGAGCTTCTGGTCTTCACTTCATCAACACATGGTCCGACATGGCTCGTGGTTTGGACCTAACTATCCCACCTTTCATTGATCGTACCCTCCTCCGTGCTCGTGATCCACCTCAGCCTCAATTCCCCCACGTCGAGTACCAGCCACCTCCCACTCTCAAGACAACAGAAGAAAATGTGCCCATTGCAGAAACTGTTCCTGAAACGAGTGTGTCAATCTTCAAACTAACCCGGGATCAAATCAATACCCTCAAAGCTAAGTCCAAAGAAGATGGAAATACTGTAAACTACAGCTCATATGAGATGTTGGCAGGGCATGTGTGGCGCTCCACTTGTATGGCACGAGGACTCACTCAGGATCAAGAAACCAAGTTGTACATAGCAACTGATGGGCGTGCTAGGCTCCGACCTTCTCTTCCACCAGGCTATTTTGGTAATGTGATATTCACTGCCACTCCTGTTGCTGTTGCTGGTGATCTCCAATCAAAGCCTATTTGGTATGCAGCCAGTAAAATCCATGATCAATTGGCTATAATGGACAATGATTACTTAAGATCAGCTCTTGATTATTTGGAATTGCAGCCTGACTTGAAGGCTCTAGTCCGCGGTGCACATACATTTAAGTGCCCGAATTTAGGAATAACTAGCTGGTCTAGGCTGCCTATCCATGATGCTGATTTTGGATGGGGTAGGCCAATATTTATGGGACCTGGTGGTATTGCTTATGAAGGGTTAAGCTTTATATTGCCAAGTCCCATCAATGATGGCAGTCAATCAGTTGCCATCTCTCTGCAAGCAGAACATATGAAACTTTTCGAGAAGTTCTTGTATGACATTTGA
- the LOC107014578 gene encoding uncharacterized protein LOC107014578 yields MKVACLVILLCALAVTSRSSETSHTLKMRGVHVSKHLACALERNSKRVVADTSGDTNKFEDVISDVEKNQRGRGANGGGSVARQPRTLDKNSAVMLKQPSISLSTICVMSSLPLLLVLPFVIP; encoded by the coding sequence ATGAAGGTTGCGTGTTTAGTTATCCTATTATGTGCTCTAGCAGTAACAAGCAGGTCGTCAGAAACTTCTCACACGTTGAAAATGAGAGGTGTTCATGTCTCGAAACATCTTGCTTGTGCACTAGAAAGAAACAGTAAGAGAGTTGTTGCAGACACAAGTGGTGACACTAATAAGTTTGAGGATGTTATATCAGATGTTGAGAAAAATCAGAGAGGAAGGGGGGCAAATGGGGGTGGAAGTGTTGCTCGTCAGCCACGTACTCTTGATAAAAATTCAGCTGTAATGCTAAAGCAGCCCTCTATCTCCTTGTCTACTATTTGTGTCATGTCTAGCTTGCCTCTTCTCCTTGTTCTGCCCTTTGTCATTCCCTAA